CACCAGTTGTGGAACAATTATGCAAGCAGAAAGAGGAGAGGATAAAAGATTTTGATAATACATTATTACAGATTCAGAAAATACATGGGGAAATATCTGGTACTTTAAAACTTGGTGAGCAAATAGAGACACCAGTTGTTGATGAGGAAGACTTGTCACTGAAGAAGCTGGATGAGTACAAGTTACAACTACAGGAACTTCAGAGAGAAAAGGTTCTCTGTTATATTATCTTCTGTAGTATGTTTTGAGACCATGATGTGTGCTAAAATCTTTGTTGCTACCTTTGCAGAGTGATAGACTGCAAAAGGTTCTTGACTTTGTCAGCACAGTGCATGATCTCTGTGCAGTCATGGGCCTGGATTTCTTCAGTACCATAACTGAAGTTCATCCTAGCTTAAATGACTCTGTTGGAGTGCAATCGAAGAGCATTAGTGATGGTACTTTATCCAAGCTCTCGGGAATGGTCATTGGACTTAAAGAGGATAAAAAGATGCGACTACAAAAGGTAAAGCCAAGGAGTCAACAATGTTTAACACTTTAAGAACATGATTTTGAATCAAATTCATGCAGATGGTCAAATTTTGGTTTATGCTATATTGGATTTCTTGTTGTATCTTTGGTATTTATGcagcattcttttttcttttttgtttcttgttaGTTGTATATACTTTAGATTAAGACAACTCCATTAATATGTAATAAATGTATTCATTTTTGTATTCTTTTGCTATGAATATCCATATACTTCATGGCTAACTGTCTATTCTATCACAACCTTCATTTAGCTATACCTTTGGTTTTTTTCCTAGTTTTTCTTTGGCCTTTTAGCTAAATTTAGGTTGTCTTCTCTCTTTAATTGGCCTTCCTCAAGCAAGGGGTAAATACTATAAAATATATGGGTTGATCTATTAGAGAATCTCAAAATGTTAAAAAGgtctgatataaaattatgccacTGTATCATTTTCCAGACAAAGATCAGTTGAAATCTCTACACTTCTCTTTAAAAGAAATATCCAGGGCGCATGGGCCACTGAACATAGAgaatttgatactatgatttgtagACTTCAAATTGTGTAATTTTCTCCTTAACTATGCTTTTCTGAATCTATCACCCAAACATTTCTGATGGGCAGTATGGaactatagatatatacatattataaattgatatttGCTCACACTATCACAATGATTCTCAGCTTCAAGAGCTTGCCGCTCAGCTACATGATCTTTGGAATCTGATGGATACACCAATGGAGGAACAGAACTTGTTCAGCCATGTTACGTGTAACACTAATTGTACAGTGGATGAGGTTACTGTTCCTGGAGCTCTGACCCTTGATCTAATTGAACAGGTTAGTTAATTTCATGAGTTGAGAATTTCTGAAAATATTAAGGCGATGCTAAATTTATCTTTCTCGGGTGATAGAACACCTAGAAATTACTTGTTTTATTGTATGGCTTTATATTAATGTGTGAAGGCTGAAGTTGAAGTCGAAAGATTAGACCAGCTAAAGGCAAGCAAGATGAAGGAAATagctttcaagaaacaaattgaacTTGAAGATATTTATTCCCGTGCTCACATTGAGATAGATTCTGCAGCTGCCAGAGAAAAAATATTGGCTCTAATTGATTCCGGAAATTTTGAACCTTTGGAGTTACTAGCAGACATGGATAATCAAATATTAAAAGCCAAAGAGGAGGCCTTAAGCAGGAAAGATATATTAGAAAGGGTTGAAAAATGGATGTCAGCATGTGAAGAAGAAAGCTGGCTTGAAGACTACAACCGGGTACTTACATAATATCTTATTAAAGTCTATATAATCTTGGCATTCTGAGGCAATCATGCATTTTTATCTTGGATGCCATGACATGGGTTTCTTTTATCTAGGATGTTGTTGTATATC
Above is a genomic segment from Musa acuminata AAA Group cultivar baxijiao chromosome BXJ3-4, Cavendish_Baxijiao_AAA, whole genome shotgun sequence containing:
- the LOC135637012 gene encoding 65-kDa microtubule-associated protein 1-like produces the protein MAVTGSENPLLGEITCGSLLQQLQIIWDEIGESDEERDKMLLQLEQECLDVYKRKVDQASKSRALLLQSLADSRAELARLLFALGEKSLVDIQDRSSGTIKEQLVAIAPVVEQLCKQKEERIKDFDNTLLQIQKIHGEISGTLKLGEQIETPVVDEEDLSLKKLDEYKLQLQELQREKSDRLQKVLDFVSTVHDLCAVMGLDFFSTITEVHPSLNDSVGVQSKSISDGTLSKLSGMVIGLKEDKKMRLQKLQELAAQLHDLWNLMDTPMEEQNLFSHVTCNTNCTVDEVTVPGALTLDLIEQAEVEVERLDQLKASKMKEIAFKKQIELEDIYSRAHIEIDSAAAREKILALIDSGNFEPLELLADMDNQILKAKEEALSRKDILERVEKWMSACEEESWLEDYNRDQNRYNSSRGAHLNLKRAEKARILVNKIPALVDTLVAKTKAWEQDHDMSFMYDGVSLLAMLDEYNMLRQDREEEKRKQRDQKRFHEQLATEQEAMFGSRPSPVRPLGAKKVISPRSNGSAPNGTATRRLSLNSHQGGSSGPPSLSRDGKRDTSNRPAAPVNYVAIAKEDAASPVQVNASP